The sequence AGTCACTGCCAATCGCTCTGCATGGACGGCATACAGCATATCCTGGTAAATGTTAATGAAGTTAATACAAAGAAAGCGCTCATCAATAGACAAAGTTCTTTGATCATTACAAATGTTGGTTCGCTTGAGAATTTCTGCTGGATGTTTATCAACGGGGGTATATAGAAAGTTAGTGATAATAGTTGTTACTTGGGTATTGGCGATAGCCTGAATTCTTCACTTAGGTTAACCAGCCTGTCACTAATTTGAAGTAAAATATGAGCTTTAAAATATTAGAATTTCGCAAGGCGATTAATGTACAAAACACTTATTTACCTTTTTATCGCCTGCTTAGTGACGGCCTGTTTAGATGACACTCAAGAGCTTGAGCTCAATAATAATTTACCACTTCCACGTACAATAGATGTTGATTACGCTTCTGAGATAAAACCGATTATTGAAGAAAAATGTGTTGCTTGTCACGGCTGCTTTGATGCGCCATGCCAGTTAAAAATGGAATCTACAGAGGGATTCCTGCGTGGTGCCACCAAATTAAATGCTTATGATGGGACAAGGAAGGAGCCTATTACACCGACACGCTTATTTATAGATGCTCATTCGCAAGAAGAATGGCAAGAAGCAGGTTTTCATTCGATTATTACCGGGCATGATGCACAAGCTAGCTTGTTATATAGAATGTTAGCTCTGGGAAAAACTCATCAATTTAAAGACAATAGTAAGTTACCGGATGATCTTGATATTAGTATTCGCCGAGATAACCAATGTCCAACCGTCGATACGATTACTGAATATGAAGAGAAACATCCTCTAACAGGGATGCCATTTGCCGTCTCCGGACTTACAGATGAGGAATTTTCGACAATCAGTGGTTGGTTATATCAGGGCGCTAAAGTCAATATAAATGAGGTTAAGCTAAGCCAAAAAGAATTATCAGCAATAAAAAAATGGGAAACATACCTTAATCAAACATCTAATCCGCGTAGGCTAGTTTCCAGGTGGCTTTTTGAGCACCTTTTTCTAGCTCATCTGTACTTTGAGAACCAAGGTCAAAATACCCATTTCTTTGAACTTGTTAGATCCTATACACCGACAGGTAAGCCAATTTCAATTGTAAAAACCCGTCTTCCAAATTCTGATCCAGGACAGCCAATTTATTACAGATTAAGATTAGTAAAAGGGATTACTGTTCATAAACGTCACATAACATTTTTGTTTGATGAGAAGCTAAAAAAACATATAGAGCAACTCTTCTTCTCAGAGCCATGGCAAATAAATACTATGCCTGGTTATGATTATGAAGATAGAGCTAATCCCTTTTTAACGTATTCTGCTATACCGGCTGAAGCCAGATATCGGTTCTTGCTGGAACATGCCGAATATTTCACACGAACGTTTATTAGAGGCCCTGTTTGTCGCGGTCAAATCGCAACAGATGTGATCCGTGATCAGTTTTGGGTGATGTATCAGGATCCAGCCAATGATCTTTTCATCACTGATCCTAGCTATAGGAAAAAAGTAGAGCCACTTCTAGGTTTGCCTGGACAGGACGACAACCTGACAGAGGCAAAAGAGAATTGGGATAAATATAAAGATAAACGCAATGCTTATTTATCTTTAAGAGATCAACATTATCGAGATGCACCGATAAACTGGACTTTGACTAATGCTATCTGGGACGGCGATGGCAGTAATACTAATGCGTTTCTGACCGTGTTCAGGCACTTCGATAATGCCAGTGTTGTTAAAGGTATGGTGGGACAGGTTCCTCAAACGATTTGGTGGATGGATTTTCCATTATTTGAGCGAACATATTATGAGTTAGTGGTTAATTTTGATTTATTTGGCAATGTAGCTCATCAACTTCAAACGCGGTTATATTTTGATTTAATCCGTAATGGTGCCGAGCATAATTTTCTTCGATTATTACCTAAAGACAAGCGAAAGTCAGTGTTGGAGGATTGGTATCAAGGTATGGGCGTAGTCAAAACTTACTTCACCTATGCACCGCTTGATGTTGATAGTAGAACTGCTGAAAAATTCTCGTCTGAGGATACCAAAAATGAGCTGGCCAATCGATTATTAAAGCAATTTACTCAGGTTAACGCTGCTGCAAACGATGCGATTAATCGTTGTCAAAATCAGCAATGTTTCAGGAAGACACAGACTGACTGGGTACAACAAGCTGATTCACGGTTAAGTCGTATAACGGAAGCTACATTTAAGGAACAGTCAGGGCTACAGTTCTTGCCTGAGTTAACATTTATACGGGTGAAGCATGGTGATGAAAGAACAGTTTATTCCCTAATACGCAATCGTTATCACAGTAATGTGGCTTTTCTGTTTGGTGAGTCACTTCGCTATAAACCTGAAAAAGACAGTTTAACGGTTTATCCGGGAATTGCCGGAAGTTATCCTAACTTTATCTTTGATATTAATGCTGAGGAACTGGAACAGTTCGAGAAAGCCTTGATGAAAGCAACGTCTGAAGAAGAATTTGATACCCTAGTACTGAAGTGGGGTGTCCGCAGAACACATCCGCAGTTCTGGCAAGTTTTTCATGATTTCACTCAATGGCAACGTGAACAAAATCCGATTGATGCGGGGGTATTCGATGCAAACCGCTATGAGAATCTTTAAACCTGATTTTAGCTACGTTTTAAGTGCGTTTTTGAGAGACTGAACAATAAAATTTTTAACTGTGTTCTGCGCGTTAATCTTGGTCGGCTCAATATGTTCTCATCATCTTGTGCCGATAATTTGTTTAATGTTTCCAGTCCACCCAATGTCATCGCTCTGATTTCCCAGCCTAAGCGTCCCTTAATACCATTACCGAGTTCCAGGCCTTCATTCATCAGATCCATCGTTTGTTGAAATAAATGACGAAGCAGAGGTGCTAATTTCCGGCTATTTGCCAGGGTAATGTCATCCTCATTCAGTCCAGCCTCTGTAAGCATGTGTTGGGGGATATAAATGCGGTTGTTTTCCTGTTTGTCTTGCAGGATATCCTGATAAAAGTTAATCAATTGTAACGATGTGCAGATGGCGTCAGACTCTACTAACTGTTGTTGTGTTGGCTCACCATTTAAGTGTAGTAATAAACGACCTACAGGATTAGCAGAACGTTGACAGTAATGCAGAACTTCTTCCATTGTCTGATAGCGGTTTTTGACAACGTCCTGCATAAAAGCCGATAACAAATCATCAAATAAATAGATGGGTAACTGAAAGTGTGTGATCACATCATCAAGAGCAATAAAGATCGGGTCATCACCTGTGTATGAACCATCACTTATCTCAGTGAGATGCGAACGATAGTTTTGTAGCTTGGTTATTCGTTCTGCTTCGGTGAGCTGACCTTCATCAGCATAATCATCGGCAGTGCGAGCAAAGGCATAGATAACAGCAATCGGTTTTCTTAACCTTTTAGGAAGTAAAACTGAGGCGACAGGAAAGTTTTCGTAGTGCGACTTTGCAAGTTTTAAGCAGAAATCATAAGCAGCAGCCAGATTTTTATTCGTTGTCATAACGCAATAGTTAAATCCAGTTGAGGATTTCTTCAGGCTTATAAATCGTGGCTTTAGCCTGCCACGTTTCAGGTTGGTCAGTACTTTTTAAATAACCGTAATGAGCGATGAGCGTATCCATATTCACAATATTCCCAGCCTCGATATCGCGTTGGGCATCGCCGATGTATAAGCAGTTTTCTGGCTTTACGGCAGAGGCGTTACATGCAAATAACATCGGATCTGGATGAGGTTTGCTATTGGCCGTGGTATCTCCACTCACGATACAACTCGCTCGCTGACTCAGCTTTAATGCCTGCATTAAAGGATCGGTCAGAAATGCAGGTTTGTTAGTAATCACTCCCCATTTCAAGCCTGTTTTTTCTATTGTTTGTAGAACATTTTCCATGCCGTCAAAGAGTCTGGATTCCCGGTTGATGTGGTGACGATAGAGTTCAATAAATCGTGTTTGTATCGACGTATATTCAGGATCTTCAGCTGAGATCCCAAAAGCGAGTTTGATTAATCCCGGACTACCATCGCTGGCCACAGGGCGAATTGTTTCAAGAGCTAGCGGTGATTTATCGTAGTCAAGCAAAACCTGATTAAGTGCGTAAGCTAAGTCTGGTGCGGTATCAACAAGGGTGCCATCCAGATCAAAAAAAACAGCATCGTATTTTGCCATATCAGATTTTTTTGCAGTGGATGAGGTAGTTGACCTTGACGTCGTTTCCAAGACTAAATTGACGCGTCAAAGGATTGTAATTCATTCCTGTCACATCTTTGACTTTCAGTCCTGCTTGGCGACACCAGGCAGATAACTCAGCTGGACGAATAAAGCGTTTATAGTCATGGGTGCCTTTTGGTAGCATTTTCATAATATATTCAGCGCCAAGCACAGCCAGAAGATAGGCTTTGGGATGACGGTTTAATGTGGAAAAGAACACATCACCACCCGGTTTAACTAAACCTGCACAGGCACTGATGATGGATGCTGGATCCGGCACATGTTCTAACATTTCGAGGCAGGTAACGGCATCATATTGTTCTTTATTTTGCGCTGCCATTTCTTCTGCGGTGATATGTTGATAATTGATTGTCAAACCTTCTTCCAACGCATGAAGCTTGGCAATATTAAGTGGCATCTCTCCCATATCAATACCAGTGACATGGGCCCCACTTTTTGCCAGCGCTTCTGAAAGAATGCCTCCACCACAACCAACATCAATGACGTTGGCATCTTTTAATGATGTTCGCTCTGCGATATAAGCCAAGCGAATTGGATTAAGATCATGTAACGGTTTCGATTGACCTTCCAGATCCCACCAACTGGATGCTAAGGCATCAAATTTTGCTACTTCATTTAAGTCGACGTTTGCTTGTTTTTGGCTCATTGACCGAGTGATCCTATTTTTATTGCCCATTGCTGAGCATCTTGGATAATTTTTGATTCGTTTAATGTCGTTAGTTGACGGGAATTGAGTAGCTGTTTACCGGCGACCCAAACATCGGTGACTTTATCCCGACTGGCGGCATAGACCAACTGAGATACAACATCAAAAACAGGCTGTGTTTCGATATCCGATAACTTCACCGCAACGATATCAGCTTGTTTTCCCACTTCGAGTGATCCTATTTCCTGGTCTAGTCCTAATGATCTTGCCGCATTGATAGTCGCCATTTCTAGCGCATTATGAGCAGGCACCGCGGCAGCATCTTTGGCTACTGCTTTTGCGAGTAAAGCTGTTTGACGCATTTCTGCAAACATATCCAGATCATTATTTGAGGCAGCGCCATCGGTGCCAATCGTGACATTCACATTATTTTTTTGCAGTTCAGCAACGGGGCAAAAGCCACTGGCCAGTTTTAAATTAGACTCAGGACAATGAGCGATGTGAACACCCGCTTCGGCGCACCATGTGATTTCTTGGTCATTAAGTTGTGTCATATGCACACCGAGTAGTCGGGGCGAGAGCAGGCCGATTTGTTTCAAACGCTCAAGCGGCCTAACCCCAAACTCTGCAATGCTCTGTGATATTTCATCTGCTGTTTCGTGAATATGCATACTGATCGGCATATCCATTTCTTCAGCATTGGTAATGATTTGCTCCAGTGTTTTGTCTGCGACAGTGTATGGGGCATGCGGTGAATAAATCGTATTAATCCGTGGGTGATGACGATAGTGATCGTGTAATTGATGGCCTTTATGTAAATATTCTTCTACTGAGCTAGCCCAGTTTGTCGGAAACTCAATAACAACAATACCTAGACTGGCTCGAAGTCCTGATGTATCAACAACTCTGGCCGTGGCTTCCGGAAAAAAATACATATCGTTGAAATAGGTAGTGCCACCCCGAATCATCTCTGCAATGGCCAGTGCACTGCCCGTTTCCACAAACGGATCGCTAACAAAGGCTTTTTCTGCGGGCCAGATATGATCATTCAGCCAAGTCATTAAAGGTAAGTCATCAGCCAGTCCCCTAAACAGCGACATGGGGGTATGGGCATGGTTATTGATTAAACCAGGTATTAAACAATGCTCATTCAGATCATGTGTAGCATTTGCAGAGTAAAGCTGTTTTGCCTGTTGCTGTGGCAGAAGCGCTAAAATACGTGCATCCTTGATAATGATGGCGTGGTTTTCTAACACGGTCTGGTCTTCAGTGACGGGGACTAACCAGCGTGCGTTAATTATCAGATCGACATTTTCCATAGGGTTTGATTATACCGTTGAGCTGAATGAAAACCTATTCTAATCAATTATCATGACAAACCAATCACAACTAAAATTCATCAAGCATCACAGGAGCTTGTTTTGACCAAACTATTGCAGACTATTGAGCCAATTTTATGGCGTGATGAACGACTTCATTTATTGGACCAACGTGTTTTACCACATAAAGAAAATTGGTTGGAATTTCATGATTCCGATGCCGTCGCTGAAGCCATTAAAACGATGGTGGTCCGTGGTGCCCCAGCTATTGGTGTGACTGCTGCTTACGGTGTGGTGTTGGCAGCAAGAGAAGCTTGGTTTAGTGCTGGAGAAAACTGGCAGGAGGCAATCAATCCACCACTCAAAAGATTAGCTGCATCACGTCCTACCGCAGTGAATCTGTCGTGGGCGATTGATCGTATGAAGACAGCCTCTGCATCATTGTCTAAATATGAGTCACCAGAACCCGCCTTGTTAACATTTGCTCAGCAGATACATCAAGAAGACGTCAAAGCCAATAGAACCATGGGGCAATATGGTGCTGACTTGCTGGATAATGACAGTATTGTGCTGACACATTGTAATGCTGGTGCGCTTGCCACTGCTGGTTTTGGCACGGCCCTGGGCGTTATTCGGCAAGGTTTTATCGATGGAAAAATTGAGCATGTTTACGTGGATGAAACCCGTCCATGGTTGCAAGGTAGCAGACTGACAGCATGGGAGCTTATGCAGGAAGGGATTCCTATGACCTTACACGCCGATGTCGCCGCTGGTGCGTTGATGGCGAGTGGTCAATTAGACTGGGTCATTGTTGGCGCTGACAGAATTGCCTCAAATGGTGATACAGCCAATAAAATTGGTACTTACTCATTAGCCGTATTAGCAAAATATCATGGGGTGAAAGTGATGGTGGTGGCACCCACCACAACAATTGATTGGTCAATTGATAATGGGAGTCAAATTCCGATTGAACAACGCACGGGTTCAGAAGTCTCAGAAATAGATGGACGTGCTATTGCACCCGCAGAGGTTCATGTATCGAATCCGGCGTTTGATGTCACACCGGCAGAATTAATCGATGCCATTGTGACAGAGTCAGGCGTGGTAAGGTCGCCTTCAAAAGAAAATATGAAGCAACTAAAAAGTGAGGAGGAAAAATGACACAAACAGCATTAGTGACTGGAAGTAACCGGGGAATTGGTTTAGAACTCTGTCGTCAGCTTGCCGCAAAAGGCATGCATGTTATTGCAACCTGCCGCAAAGCCTCATCTGAATTAACGTCCCTGAATGTCGAAATTATTGAAGATGTGGAAGTCAGTGAGCCTAAAAGCTTAGCAAAACTGGCTGATTCATTAGGGAACAGAAAAATTGACTGGCTAATCAATAATGCGGGTATTGCCGGTGGCATTGGTCTTGGGCAAATTGATGATAATGCGATCGATGATTTTGTCAGAATGTATCGTGTTAATAGCCTTGGACCATTACTGACCACTCAGGCTTTATTAAATCATCTGGGACAGGGTAGTAAAGTTGGTATTATTACCAGCCGCATGGGCTCGATTGATGATAATGACTCGGGTGGTAGTTATGCGTATCGAATGTCGAAATCAGCGGTGAATGCCGCCGGGAAATCATTATCAATTGATCTCAAACCCAAAGGCATTGCTGTCGCCATCCTGCATCCAGGTTGGGTAAGAACGGATATGACCGGACATGGTGGATTGATTGATCCAGATGAATCAGCAGCAGGTCTCATCCAACGTATGGAAGAGTTAACACTCGAAACCAGTGGCACTTTCTGGCATACCAATGGTGAAAAATTACCTTGGTAATACAGCAACGTTAGATGTATTCGTATCCTGAATTAACTGTTGAGCAGCAGGCGACATTGCCGGTGTTACGTGCACCGGCATTAGCCTTGGATGCACAATTTCCTGATAGCACGCACCAGCTTTGGCAGTGTGATACCGCTGATGGCATGATGATCTTAAAAGTCTGTCACCAATCGCGAGTGCAAGACTCAACGTTTTGGTTGGGGATGAATCATCTGTTTCAACTCGACTTTCCACAGTCTTTAGCTCGTACCCAAATCATCAGTCAATTTCTACAACGAGAGGGCGGTTTTAGCGTACCCGATGTGGTGGCTGAACAGGCAGGGCAGTATGTATTGGTGCGTTACCTGGAAGGCATAGATCTGACGGCAGAAAAAGTCGATAACACTGTGGTGACACAGCTTGCTCATCACTGGGGCAAACTGCATCAACAAATATCATCTCAATGGGGTGGTCTCGATAACCCCGTATTCAATGCGAATGATTGGCCTGTACGACTGGAGAAGACGATTCAGTTTTTATCTGGCCGCAGTGATATCTCGATCCCTGCTGATACGTTAAAACTCAGCTATGAACAATGTCGAAGACTATCAGCTCAACAGTTTGTGCCGATCATGCCGGATTTTCGCTGGGACCAACTGCGCCAGTGTGAAAATCATCAATTAGCCGTGGTGGATTTGGATGCCTTTGTCAGAGCACCCCGTGAAGTTGAGTGGGTAATACTTGAATATCTGCTGAGCCCTCAGCAAGCGAAACATTTTGTCGAAGCCTATTCACAATATCAGCCCATCCCTGATCTTACGAACTGTCGCTTAAGCTACCGTTTACTTTTGTTTTTGATGAATATTCTTGGTGAAACCGATTTGCGAAACTGGCTTGAGCAGCCCATCTTATTTAAATAAATCACGCAGCTCTTGGATCGCAAGGCCATTTAGACTCTCCAGCTTTAAGGCGGCAACATCATAGTGTGGTAAGTGATAATTGGCTTTTGACGGAACAACAACAGTGCGGATACCGGCACCAATAGCGGCCGTCATACCGGTGACAGAATCTTCAAAAGCGATGGTGTGGTTGGCTTGGGCGTTAATGCGTTCCAGAGCCAGTTGGTAGATAGCAGGATGGGGTTTGCCTTGTTCCACGTGATCATCGGCGACATAACTATCGAATAATGCTGTGATATCTAGTCTTTCCAGTACCACAGGAACAAGACGGGCCGGAGCATTAGTCGCTAGACCAATTTTCAGCTTGTGTTGTTTGAGTTGTTCCAACAGGTAATGAACACCCGGCAGTGGCTGGCCTTGCGTGGCGGTTAATAAGGCAACTTCATCGATGACATCATTTTCGACCTGTTCCATCGCGTCCTGACTGAGTGACAGGCCTGCATGATGCAGCCAGAATTCGGTTGCTTCACGCGTAGTCATGCCCATGGTTTTAGCCGATAGCGCATCGGTGATTTCAATACCAAGTGCAGAAAATACACGTTTTTCAGCTTGTTTCCAGAAAGGTTCTGAGTCAATCAGCAGCCCATCCATATCAAAAATAACAGCTTGCATTTAGTGAGTCCGAGGTATCGGCTGTTTATGGTATAGCTTGATCCAGTTGGCAAAACCTATCATTGCCAGCACGGTGTAGATTGAGAATAACACCACGGTGGCATAGTAACCCGTTTGGAAATACAACACGACGGATGCCGCATCAATAATGATCCAATAAAACCAGTTTTGCAGCACTTTTCTGGCCATCAACCAGGTATTCATTACAGAAAAGATGGTAATGCTGGCATCAAGGTAGGGACGTTGTGAGGCTTCATTCTTGTCCAGATAATAAGCCAGCAGCAAGCTGATGATGGTGCCTGATACAATAAATAGTAAGTTGGCATTAAATGACCAGTTGTGAATTACCAGCTCATCATTATTTTGCTGATGTCGCCGCCACAAAACGAAGCCATATACCGCCATGCCCATATAATAAAAATTTAGCAAAGCTTGCATAGGCAGCTGACCTTCCCAAAATAACACGGTATAGATCAACGTACTGATAAACGCCATGGGCCAACACCATTGCGATTCCCGAGCCGCCAGAATGACATAAGCCATGCCCAGCAAGGCAGCAAATACCTCCCAGCCGGATAACGCCAGCAGGCCATTTATCATGGCATCTATCATGAGTCTTTTCGCCTAATCTTCAATGTGGTAACGATCGTTACCGATCATTTTCAGGACAAATACACTGTGTGGTAGTTGCTCAAAAACGGCTTCAATCTCGGTATCCATGGCATCCATCACATCACGGTATTCACCAAAGATTTGTGTGCTCAGATTATTCCGTGAAATATTCAGCTTTGGATTGTCTTCCAGCTTTTTAATAAATGCCAGAATAGGTTCAACAAATTGTTCGGTGAGTGGGTAGAGACTGATATCAACAGAAACGCGCATATATGATTCCTTAAAAAAATAAAAAGAGGGCTTAGATAAGCCCTCTAGTCTGATTAGTAGTCGTAGCTAAGCGTTAGACCAACAACTCTTGGATCACCATATTGAGTGTAGGTTTCTTCAGCATATGATTTTGATGGGTCGATACCAAAGTAAAAGCCACGAGTGTAGTAGTCTTTATCGAATAAGTTACGTCCCCATAAGGTGACTTTCCATTGATCCTTTTTGTATTCGACACTGGCATTGTATAGAACATAAGAGTGGGATTTTGCATTGTGGCTGTTTGAGTAGTAAAACTCGTCTTTACCTTCCATGTCCGCTTTAAAAGTCCAACCTGGAGCAAAGTAATACTCACCACCCAGATTAAATTGGTAGGCAGGTGCGTGAGCAATTCTTCGACCGCTTAGTTTAGTGCCTTCTTCTAATAACCTGGGATTTTCATAATCTTCAAGTTTTGCATCCAATAGCCCTAGAGAAGCAATCACACGATATTTTTCGTTAATGGACCAGTTTAACTCTGCTTCGAGACCAATGTTTCTAACTCTGTCAGCATTCACAAAATAATCAACAAAGTCGGTACCACTGCCCGATGTCTTTGGTACTCGAATCGAGCTTTTTATTTGGGCATCGCTTCTACGTGTATAGAAGGCTGTAATAGAAGTGATAAGGTCTCCATCAAGCCAAAAAGATTTTAAACCAGCTTCAAGGTTCCATAACGACTCAGTATCAAAAGAACGTAGATCATCGCTGATTCTAGGTTCGACGTTTATACCTCCAGCTTTGTAACCTCGAGATAAAGTCGTGAAGGCCATGTGATCCTCATTAAGATGATATTCAAGACCTAGCTTTCCACCAAACATCCAGTCGTTTGGATCATCTTTAAGTCCTGCAGAATCTTTATAGTCTGCATCCCAATACTCAGCGCGTAACCCGCTAATTAGTTTGAGATCTTCTGTCAGAGCGGTATCCAATTGACCATATACAGCGGTGTTTAGTGTTTTATAGGCATTTTTTGTGACAAATCCTGTTACAGCATCACTATTAATAGCATTTGAATAATA is a genomic window of Methylophaga thalassica containing:
- a CDS encoding fatty acid cis/trans isomerase, which gives rise to MYKTLIYLFIACLVTACLDDTQELELNNNLPLPRTIDVDYASEIKPIIEEKCVACHGCFDAPCQLKMESTEGFLRGATKLNAYDGTRKEPITPTRLFIDAHSQEEWQEAGFHSIITGHDAQASLLYRMLALGKTHQFKDNSKLPDDLDISIRRDNQCPTVDTITEYEEKHPLTGMPFAVSGLTDEEFSTISGWLYQGAKVNINEVKLSQKELSAIKKWETYLNQTSNPRRLVSRWLFEHLFLAHLYFENQGQNTHFFELVRSYTPTGKPISIVKTRLPNSDPGQPIYYRLRLVKGITVHKRHITFLFDEKLKKHIEQLFFSEPWQINTMPGYDYEDRANPFLTYSAIPAEARYRFLLEHAEYFTRTFIRGPVCRGQIATDVIRDQFWVMYQDPANDLFITDPSYRKKVEPLLGLPGQDDNLTEAKENWDKYKDKRNAYLSLRDQHYRDAPINWTLTNAIWDGDGSNTNAFLTVFRHFDNASVVKGMVGQVPQTIWWMDFPLFERTYYELVVNFDLFGNVAHQLQTRLYFDLIRNGAEHNFLRLLPKDKRKSVLEDWYQGMGVVKTYFTYAPLDVDSRTAEKFSSEDTKNELANRLLKQFTQVNAAANDAINRCQNQQCFRKTQTDWVQQADSRLSRITEATFKEQSGLQFLPELTFIRVKHGDERTVYSLIRNRYHSNVAFLFGESLRYKPEKDSLTVYPGIAGSYPNFIFDINAEELEQFEKALMKATSEEEFDTLVLKWGVRRTHPQFWQVFHDFTQWQREQNPIDAGVFDANRYENL
- the hpnC gene encoding squalene synthase HpnC — protein: MTTNKNLAAAYDFCLKLAKSHYENFPVASVLLPKRLRKPIAVIYAFARTADDYADEGQLTEAERITKLQNYRSHLTEISDGSYTGDDPIFIALDDVITHFQLPIYLFDDLLSAFMQDVVKNRYQTMEEVLHYCQRSANPVGRLLLHLNGEPTQQQLVESDAICTSLQLINFYQDILQDKQENNRIYIPQHMLTEAGLNEDDITLANSRKLAPLLRHLFQQTMDLMNEGLELGNGIKGRLGWEIRAMTLGGLETLNKLSAQDDENILSRPRLTRRTQLKILLFSLSKTHLKRS
- a CDS encoding HAD family hydrolase, translated to MAKYDAVFFDLDGTLVDTAPDLAYALNQVLLDYDKSPLALETIRPVASDGSPGLIKLAFGISAEDPEYTSIQTRFIELYRHHINRESRLFDGMENVLQTIEKTGLKWGVITNKPAFLTDPLMQALKLSQRASCIVSGDTTANSKPHPDPMLFACNASAVKPENCLYIGDAQRDIEAGNIVNMDTLIAHYGYLKSTDQPETWQAKATIYKPEEILNWI
- the ubiG gene encoding bifunctional 2-polyprenyl-6-hydroxyphenol methylase/3-demethylubiquinol 3-O-methyltransferase UbiG, with amino-acid sequence MSQKQANVDLNEVAKFDALASSWWDLEGQSKPLHDLNPIRLAYIAERTSLKDANVIDVGCGGGILSEALAKSGAHVTGIDMGEMPLNIAKLHALEEGLTINYQHITAEEMAAQNKEQYDAVTCLEMLEHVPDPASIISACAGLVKPGGDVFFSTLNRHPKAYLLAVLGAEYIMKMLPKGTHDYKRFIRPAELSAWCRQAGLKVKDVTGMNYNPLTRQFSLGNDVKVNYLIHCKKI
- a CDS encoding TRZ/ATZ family hydrolase, coding for MENVDLIINARWLVPVTEDQTVLENHAIIIKDARILALLPQQQAKQLYSANATHDLNEHCLIPGLINNHAHTPMSLFRGLADDLPLMTWLNDHIWPAEKAFVSDPFVETGSALAIAEMIRGGTTYFNDMYFFPEATARVVDTSGLRASLGIVVIEFPTNWASSVEEYLHKGHQLHDHYRHHPRINTIYSPHAPYTVADKTLEQIITNAEEMDMPISMHIHETADEISQSIAEFGVRPLERLKQIGLLSPRLLGVHMTQLNDQEITWCAEAGVHIAHCPESNLKLASGFCPVAELQKNNVNVTIGTDGAASNNDLDMFAEMRQTALLAKAVAKDAAAVPAHNALEMATINAARSLGLDQEIGSLEVGKQADIVAVKLSDIETQPVFDVVSQLVYAASRDKVTDVWVAGKQLLNSRQLTTLNESKIIQDAQQWAIKIGSLGQ
- the mtnA gene encoding S-methyl-5-thioribose-1-phosphate isomerase → MTKLLQTIEPILWRDERLHLLDQRVLPHKENWLEFHDSDAVAEAIKTMVVRGAPAIGVTAAYGVVLAAREAWFSAGENWQEAINPPLKRLAASRPTAVNLSWAIDRMKTASASLSKYESPEPALLTFAQQIHQEDVKANRTMGQYGADLLDNDSIVLTHCNAGALATAGFGTALGVIRQGFIDGKIEHVYVDETRPWLQGSRLTAWELMQEGIPMTLHADVAAGALMASGQLDWVIVGADRIASNGDTANKIGTYSLAVLAKYHGVKVMVVAPTTTIDWSIDNGSQIPIEQRTGSEVSEIDGRAIAPAEVHVSNPAFDVTPAELIDAIVTESGVVRSPSKENMKQLKSEEEK
- a CDS encoding SDR family oxidoreductase, producing the protein MTQTALVTGSNRGIGLELCRQLAAKGMHVIATCRKASSELTSLNVEIIEDVEVSEPKSLAKLADSLGNRKIDWLINNAGIAGGIGLGQIDDNAIDDFVRMYRVNSLGPLLTTQALLNHLGQGSKVGIITSRMGSIDDNDSGGSYAYRMSKSAVNAAGKSLSIDLKPKGIAVAILHPGWVRTDMTGHGGLIDPDESAAGLIQRMEELTLETSGTFWHTNGEKLPW
- a CDS encoding HAD family hydrolase; its protein translation is MQAVIFDMDGLLIDSEPFWKQAEKRVFSALGIEITDALSAKTMGMTTREATEFWLHHAGLSLSQDAMEQVENDVIDEVALLTATQGQPLPGVHYLLEQLKQHKLKIGLATNAPARLVPVVLERLDITALFDSYVADDHVEQGKPHPAIYQLALERINAQANHTIAFEDSVTGMTAAIGAGIRTVVVPSKANYHLPHYDVAALKLESLNGLAIQELRDLFK
- the pnuC gene encoding nicotinamide riboside transporter PnuC; the encoded protein is MIDAMINGLLALSGWEVFAALLGMAYVILAARESQWCWPMAFISTLIYTVLFWEGQLPMQALLNFYYMGMAVYGFVLWRRHQQNNDELVIHNWSFNANLLFIVSGTIISLLLAYYLDKNEASQRPYLDASITIFSVMNTWLMARKVLQNWFYWIIIDAASVVLYFQTGYYATVVLFSIYTVLAMIGFANWIKLYHKQPIPRTH
- a CDS encoding YkoF family thiamine/hydroxymethylpyrimidine-binding protein — translated: MRVSVDISLYPLTEQFVEPILAFIKKLEDNPKLNISRNNLSTQIFGEYRDVMDAMDTEIEAVFEQLPHSVFVLKMIGNDRYHIED